A single region of the Micropterus dolomieu isolate WLL.071019.BEF.003 ecotype Adirondacks linkage group LG02, ASM2129224v1, whole genome shotgun sequence genome encodes:
- the rab11fip4a gene encoding rab11 family-interacting protein 4A isoform X2: MTHRGGSCSDNGEAKLGPPIIMCSRAYPECSAYGEGCGADGECDMDSSAENGNSSDSLDQRRQDSHLIGSASVISGEEQFEDYGEGEDVDFTPSSPCPEDDTRTNGFSDLGSSLPSSAGQTPQKMRQLYNSELLDIYCSQCCKKVNLLNDLEARLRNLKANSPNRKITSTAFGRQLFQANHSVFGSSQGSSTEDLFTDSIDSCDLDITEKVTYLEKKVTELESDSLANGDLKSKLKQENTHLVHRVHELEEQVKDAEARAEQSLEEETKRHREAYSKMERDRNQEIDLLCNRVQQLEEENGEMKLNVCRLKSQTEKLDQEKQKMTDKLEDTSLRLKDEMDLYRKIMDKLWQNRHDFQKEKEAMQELIDDLRRELEYLQYFKLEMEHPGKGKGLSEYNARTREIEMEHEVKRLKQENHKLRDQNDDLNAQILSLSLYEAKNLFACQTKAQCLAAEIDNASRDELVDALKEQEEINLRLRQYMDKIILAILDHNPSILEIKN; encoded by the exons ATGACACACAGGGGTGGTTCGTGCTCTGAT AACGGCGAGGCGAAGCTGGGCCCTCCCATCATCATGTGTTCGCGGGCCTACCCAGAATGCAGTGCGTATGGTGAGGGTTGTGGTGCTGACGGGGAGTGTGACATGGACAGCAGCGCTGAAAACGGCAACAGCTCGGACTCTCTGGACCAAAGACGGCAAGACAG CCACCTGATTGGCTCTGCGTCTGTCATCTCCGGGGAGGAGCAGTTTGAGGACTATGGTGAGGGGGAGGATGTGGATTTTACCCCCAGCAGTCCTTGCCCTGAAGATGACACCCGAACAAATGGCTTCTCAGACCTGGGATCTTCCCTTCCCTCCAG tGCTGGGCAGACACCTCAGAAGATGCGGCAGCTGTATAACAGCGAGCTGCTGGACATCTACTGTTCTCAGTGCTGCAAGAAAGTGAATCTCCTCAATGACCTGGAGGCTCGACTTCGAAACCTTAAGGCCAACAG CCCTAATAGAAAGATTACCAGCACAGCATTTGGACG tCAGCTTTTCCAGGCCAACCACAGTGTGTTTGGGTCCAGTCAGGGCAGCAGCACCGAGGATCTGTTCACAGACAGCATTGACTCCTGTGACCTCGACATCACAGAGAag GTCACTTATCTGGAGAAGAAGGTGACAGAGTTGGAAAGCGACAGTCTGGCTAACGGTGACCTGAAGTCTAAACTCAAACAGGAGAATACACACCTTGTACACAG GGTGCATGAGCTGGAGGAGCAGGTGAAGGATGCAGAGGCGAGGGCAGAGCAGAGTCTGGAGGAGGAGACCAAGCGGCACCGTGAGGCATACAGCAAGATGGAGAGGGACAGAAACCAAGAGATAGACCTGCTCTGTAACAG GGTACAACAGTTAGAGGAAGAGAATGGAGAGATGAAGTTAAATGTGTGCAGACTGAAGTCTCAGACTGAGAAGCTGGACCAG GAGAAGCAGAAGATGACTGATAAGCTGGAGGACACGAGCCTGAGGCTTAAAGATGAGATGGACCTCTATAGGAAAATAATGGACAAGCTCTGGCAAAACCGCCACGACTTTCAGAAGGAAAAAGAGGCCATGCAGGAG TTGATTGATGATCTCCGCCGGGAGCTGGAATATCTGCAGTATTTTAAGCTGGAGATGGAGCATCCAGGAAAGGGCAAGGGGCTGTCGGAGTACAACGCCAGGACCAGAGAGATCGAAATGGAACATGAAGTCAAGAGACTTAaacag GAGAACCATAAGCTACGGGATCAAAACGACGACCTGAACGCTCAGATTCTCAGTCTGAGTTTGTACGAGGCTAAGAACCTGTTTGCCTGTCAAACCAAGGCCCAGTGCCTGGCAGCTGAGATTGACAACGCATCCAGAGATGAG CTGGTCGATGCTTtgaaggagcaggaggagattAACCTGCGTCTGAGGCAATACATGGACAAAATCATTCTGGCCATTCTTGACCATAACCCCTCCATCCTGGAGATCAAGAATTAA
- the rab11fip4a gene encoding rab11 family-interacting protein 4A isoform X1 — MDGRAFPDQEQLLQFLRRLKEVFDVCDEDADGFIRVEHLMDLGLQFGQGDEVKKLTRYLDPNAHGKINFKDFCHGVFAIKGCEEILKMAVGPRSVTSNQQSVTDNGYIYQNGEAKLGPPIIMCSRAYPECSAYGEGCGADGECDMDSSAENGNSSDSLDQRRQDSHLIGSASVISGEEQFEDYGEGEDVDFTPSSPCPEDDTRTNGFSDLGSSLPSSAGQTPQKMRQLYNSELLDIYCSQCCKKVNLLNDLEARLRNLKANSPNRKITSTAFGRQLFQANHSVFGSSQGSSTEDLFTDSIDSCDLDITEKVTYLEKKVTELESDSLANGDLKSKLKQENTHLVHRVHELEEQVKDAEARAEQSLEEETKRHREAYSKMERDRNQEIDLLCNRVQQLEEENGEMKLNVCRLKSQTEKLDQEKQKMTDKLEDTSLRLKDEMDLYRKIMDKLWQNRHDFQKEKEAMQELIDDLRRELEYLQYFKLEMEHPGKGKGLSEYNARTREIEMEHEVKRLKQENHKLRDQNDDLNAQILSLSLYEAKNLFACQTKAQCLAAEIDNASRDELVDALKEQEEINLRLRQYMDKIILAILDHNPSILEIKN; from the exons ATGGACGGACGTGCTTTTCCCGACCAAGAGCAGCTCCTGCagtttctgaggaggctgaagGAGGTTTTCGACGTATGTGACGAGGATGCTGACGGCTTCATCCGGGTGGAGCACTTGATGGACCTCGGTCTTCAGTTCGGTCAAGGAGACGAG GTGAAGAAGTTGACCAGGTACCTTGATCCTAACGCTCATGGGAAGATCAACTTCAAAGACTTTTGCCACGGAGTGTTCGCCATCAAAG GTTGTGAGGAGATACTGAAGATGGCTGTGGGACCTCGCAGTGTTACCTCCAACCAGCAGTCTGTTACTGACAATGGTTACATTTACCAG AACGGCGAGGCGAAGCTGGGCCCTCCCATCATCATGTGTTCGCGGGCCTACCCAGAATGCAGTGCGTATGGTGAGGGTTGTGGTGCTGACGGGGAGTGTGACATGGACAGCAGCGCTGAAAACGGCAACAGCTCGGACTCTCTGGACCAAAGACGGCAAGACAG CCACCTGATTGGCTCTGCGTCTGTCATCTCCGGGGAGGAGCAGTTTGAGGACTATGGTGAGGGGGAGGATGTGGATTTTACCCCCAGCAGTCCTTGCCCTGAAGATGACACCCGAACAAATGGCTTCTCAGACCTGGGATCTTCCCTTCCCTCCAG tGCTGGGCAGACACCTCAGAAGATGCGGCAGCTGTATAACAGCGAGCTGCTGGACATCTACTGTTCTCAGTGCTGCAAGAAAGTGAATCTCCTCAATGACCTGGAGGCTCGACTTCGAAACCTTAAGGCCAACAG CCCTAATAGAAAGATTACCAGCACAGCATTTGGACG tCAGCTTTTCCAGGCCAACCACAGTGTGTTTGGGTCCAGTCAGGGCAGCAGCACCGAGGATCTGTTCACAGACAGCATTGACTCCTGTGACCTCGACATCACAGAGAag GTCACTTATCTGGAGAAGAAGGTGACAGAGTTGGAAAGCGACAGTCTGGCTAACGGTGACCTGAAGTCTAAACTCAAACAGGAGAATACACACCTTGTACACAG GGTGCATGAGCTGGAGGAGCAGGTGAAGGATGCAGAGGCGAGGGCAGAGCAGAGTCTGGAGGAGGAGACCAAGCGGCACCGTGAGGCATACAGCAAGATGGAGAGGGACAGAAACCAAGAGATAGACCTGCTCTGTAACAG GGTACAACAGTTAGAGGAAGAGAATGGAGAGATGAAGTTAAATGTGTGCAGACTGAAGTCTCAGACTGAGAAGCTGGACCAG GAGAAGCAGAAGATGACTGATAAGCTGGAGGACACGAGCCTGAGGCTTAAAGATGAGATGGACCTCTATAGGAAAATAATGGACAAGCTCTGGCAAAACCGCCACGACTTTCAGAAGGAAAAAGAGGCCATGCAGGAG TTGATTGATGATCTCCGCCGGGAGCTGGAATATCTGCAGTATTTTAAGCTGGAGATGGAGCATCCAGGAAAGGGCAAGGGGCTGTCGGAGTACAACGCCAGGACCAGAGAGATCGAAATGGAACATGAAGTCAAGAGACTTAaacag GAGAACCATAAGCTACGGGATCAAAACGACGACCTGAACGCTCAGATTCTCAGTCTGAGTTTGTACGAGGCTAAGAACCTGTTTGCCTGTCAAACCAAGGCCCAGTGCCTGGCAGCTGAGATTGACAACGCATCCAGAGATGAG CTGGTCGATGCTTtgaaggagcaggaggagattAACCTGCGTCTGAGGCAATACATGGACAAAATCATTCTGGCCATTCTTGACCATAACCCCTCCATCCTGGAGATCAAGAATTAA
- the rab11fip4a gene encoding rab11 family-interacting protein 4A isoform X3, whose protein sequence is MHTGLNGEAKLGPPIIMCSRAYPECSAYGEGCGADGECDMDSSAENGNSSDSLDQRRQDSHLIGSASVISGEEQFEDYGEGEDVDFTPSSPCPEDDTRTNGFSDLGSSLPSSAGQTPQKMRQLYNSELLDIYCSQCCKKVNLLNDLEARLRNLKANSPNRKITSTAFGRQLFQANHSVFGSSQGSSTEDLFTDSIDSCDLDITEKVTYLEKKVTELESDSLANGDLKSKLKQENTHLVHRVHELEEQVKDAEARAEQSLEEETKRHREAYSKMERDRNQEIDLLCNRVQQLEEENGEMKLNVCRLKSQTEKLDQEKQKMTDKLEDTSLRLKDEMDLYRKIMDKLWQNRHDFQKEKEAMQELIDDLRRELEYLQYFKLEMEHPGKGKGLSEYNARTREIEMEHEVKRLKQENHKLRDQNDDLNAQILSLSLYEAKNLFACQTKAQCLAAEIDNASRDELVDALKEQEEINLRLRQYMDKIILAILDHNPSILEIKN, encoded by the exons ATGCACACTGGATTG AACGGCGAGGCGAAGCTGGGCCCTCCCATCATCATGTGTTCGCGGGCCTACCCAGAATGCAGTGCGTATGGTGAGGGTTGTGGTGCTGACGGGGAGTGTGACATGGACAGCAGCGCTGAAAACGGCAACAGCTCGGACTCTCTGGACCAAAGACGGCAAGACAG CCACCTGATTGGCTCTGCGTCTGTCATCTCCGGGGAGGAGCAGTTTGAGGACTATGGTGAGGGGGAGGATGTGGATTTTACCCCCAGCAGTCCTTGCCCTGAAGATGACACCCGAACAAATGGCTTCTCAGACCTGGGATCTTCCCTTCCCTCCAG tGCTGGGCAGACACCTCAGAAGATGCGGCAGCTGTATAACAGCGAGCTGCTGGACATCTACTGTTCTCAGTGCTGCAAGAAAGTGAATCTCCTCAATGACCTGGAGGCTCGACTTCGAAACCTTAAGGCCAACAG CCCTAATAGAAAGATTACCAGCACAGCATTTGGACG tCAGCTTTTCCAGGCCAACCACAGTGTGTTTGGGTCCAGTCAGGGCAGCAGCACCGAGGATCTGTTCACAGACAGCATTGACTCCTGTGACCTCGACATCACAGAGAag GTCACTTATCTGGAGAAGAAGGTGACAGAGTTGGAAAGCGACAGTCTGGCTAACGGTGACCTGAAGTCTAAACTCAAACAGGAGAATACACACCTTGTACACAG GGTGCATGAGCTGGAGGAGCAGGTGAAGGATGCAGAGGCGAGGGCAGAGCAGAGTCTGGAGGAGGAGACCAAGCGGCACCGTGAGGCATACAGCAAGATGGAGAGGGACAGAAACCAAGAGATAGACCTGCTCTGTAACAG GGTACAACAGTTAGAGGAAGAGAATGGAGAGATGAAGTTAAATGTGTGCAGACTGAAGTCTCAGACTGAGAAGCTGGACCAG GAGAAGCAGAAGATGACTGATAAGCTGGAGGACACGAGCCTGAGGCTTAAAGATGAGATGGACCTCTATAGGAAAATAATGGACAAGCTCTGGCAAAACCGCCACGACTTTCAGAAGGAAAAAGAGGCCATGCAGGAG TTGATTGATGATCTCCGCCGGGAGCTGGAATATCTGCAGTATTTTAAGCTGGAGATGGAGCATCCAGGAAAGGGCAAGGGGCTGTCGGAGTACAACGCCAGGACCAGAGAGATCGAAATGGAACATGAAGTCAAGAGACTTAaacag GAGAACCATAAGCTACGGGATCAAAACGACGACCTGAACGCTCAGATTCTCAGTCTGAGTTTGTACGAGGCTAAGAACCTGTTTGCCTGTCAAACCAAGGCCCAGTGCCTGGCAGCTGAGATTGACAACGCATCCAGAGATGAG CTGGTCGATGCTTtgaaggagcaggaggagattAACCTGCGTCTGAGGCAATACATGGACAAAATCATTCTGGCCATTCTTGACCATAACCCCTCCATCCTGGAGATCAAGAATTAA
- the rab11fip4a gene encoding rab11 family-interacting protein 4A isoform X4 — protein MCSRAYPECSAYGEGCGADGECDMDSSAENGNSSDSLDQRRQDSHLIGSASVISGEEQFEDYGEGEDVDFTPSSPCPEDDTRTNGFSDLGSSLPSSAGQTPQKMRQLYNSELLDIYCSQCCKKVNLLNDLEARLRNLKANSPNRKITSTAFGRQLFQANHSVFGSSQGSSTEDLFTDSIDSCDLDITEKVTYLEKKVTELESDSLANGDLKSKLKQENTHLVHRVHELEEQVKDAEARAEQSLEEETKRHREAYSKMERDRNQEIDLLCNRVQQLEEENGEMKLNVCRLKSQTEKLDQEKQKMTDKLEDTSLRLKDEMDLYRKIMDKLWQNRHDFQKEKEAMQELIDDLRRELEYLQYFKLEMEHPGKGKGLSEYNARTREIEMEHEVKRLKQENHKLRDQNDDLNAQILSLSLYEAKNLFACQTKAQCLAAEIDNASRDELVDALKEQEEINLRLRQYMDKIILAILDHNPSILEIKN, from the exons ATGTGTTCGCGGGCCTACCCAGAATGCAGTGCGTATGGTGAGGGTTGTGGTGCTGACGGGGAGTGTGACATGGACAGCAGCGCTGAAAACGGCAACAGCTCGGACTCTCTGGACCAAAGACGGCAAGACAG CCACCTGATTGGCTCTGCGTCTGTCATCTCCGGGGAGGAGCAGTTTGAGGACTATGGTGAGGGGGAGGATGTGGATTTTACCCCCAGCAGTCCTTGCCCTGAAGATGACACCCGAACAAATGGCTTCTCAGACCTGGGATCTTCCCTTCCCTCCAG tGCTGGGCAGACACCTCAGAAGATGCGGCAGCTGTATAACAGCGAGCTGCTGGACATCTACTGTTCTCAGTGCTGCAAGAAAGTGAATCTCCTCAATGACCTGGAGGCTCGACTTCGAAACCTTAAGGCCAACAG CCCTAATAGAAAGATTACCAGCACAGCATTTGGACG tCAGCTTTTCCAGGCCAACCACAGTGTGTTTGGGTCCAGTCAGGGCAGCAGCACCGAGGATCTGTTCACAGACAGCATTGACTCCTGTGACCTCGACATCACAGAGAag GTCACTTATCTGGAGAAGAAGGTGACAGAGTTGGAAAGCGACAGTCTGGCTAACGGTGACCTGAAGTCTAAACTCAAACAGGAGAATACACACCTTGTACACAG GGTGCATGAGCTGGAGGAGCAGGTGAAGGATGCAGAGGCGAGGGCAGAGCAGAGTCTGGAGGAGGAGACCAAGCGGCACCGTGAGGCATACAGCAAGATGGAGAGGGACAGAAACCAAGAGATAGACCTGCTCTGTAACAG GGTACAACAGTTAGAGGAAGAGAATGGAGAGATGAAGTTAAATGTGTGCAGACTGAAGTCTCAGACTGAGAAGCTGGACCAG GAGAAGCAGAAGATGACTGATAAGCTGGAGGACACGAGCCTGAGGCTTAAAGATGAGATGGACCTCTATAGGAAAATAATGGACAAGCTCTGGCAAAACCGCCACGACTTTCAGAAGGAAAAAGAGGCCATGCAGGAG TTGATTGATGATCTCCGCCGGGAGCTGGAATATCTGCAGTATTTTAAGCTGGAGATGGAGCATCCAGGAAAGGGCAAGGGGCTGTCGGAGTACAACGCCAGGACCAGAGAGATCGAAATGGAACATGAAGTCAAGAGACTTAaacag GAGAACCATAAGCTACGGGATCAAAACGACGACCTGAACGCTCAGATTCTCAGTCTGAGTTTGTACGAGGCTAAGAACCTGTTTGCCTGTCAAACCAAGGCCCAGTGCCTGGCAGCTGAGATTGACAACGCATCCAGAGATGAG CTGGTCGATGCTTtgaaggagcaggaggagattAACCTGCGTCTGAGGCAATACATGGACAAAATCATTCTGGCCATTCTTGACCATAACCCCTCCATCCTGGAGATCAAGAATTAA